In a single window of the Flavobacterium ammoniigenes genome:
- a CDS encoding F0F1 ATP synthase subunit epsilon, translating to MILEIVSPEAKLFSGEITSLYLPGVDGDFQILNNHAPIVSLLKKGTVKIAAPSFTLSKEASAKLTKVNDQLYTLAVESGTIEMKDNKVILLAD from the coding sequence ATGATTTTAGAAATAGTATCACCAGAGGCAAAGTTATTTTCAGGAGAGATTACTTCATTATACCTCCCAGGAGTTGATGGAGATTTTCAAATCTTGAACAATCACGCGCCAATTGTTTCTTTGCTTAAGAAAGGGACTGTAAAAATTGCAGCGCCAAGTTTTACGCTTTCTAAAGAAGCATCAGCTAAATTAACGAAAGTAAATGACCAATTGTACACTTTAGCAGTGGAGTCAGGAACAATCGAAATGAAAGACAATAAAGTAATTCTATTAGCGGACTAA
- a CDS encoding beta-ketoacyl synthase N-terminal-like domain-containing protein: MPQTISITAIASISPLGNDSETIWNNYQNPNPCFESRLLDQKETWVGALDENSQAQVAALRASDSKYNSLDPSVLYAMLASRQAIAKAAWSKNDSFGINIGSSRGATDLFEQHFEEYLTTGKAQTLASPTTTLGNISSWVAHDLQTEGPEISHSITCSTALHAVLNGVAWLRSGMADKFLVGGSEAPLTDFTIAQMRALKIYSRSEEDYPNRALDLEKKQNTLILGEGAGVCCLEIGKKENALAFIEGIGYATEILEHNISISAEADCFQKSMRMALANTDLSEVDVIVMHAPGTIKGDLTEYKAIEKVFGSQLPLLTTNKWKIGHTFGASGILSLELAILMLQHNQFVGVPFAKAQNAKQPIRKVLVNAVGFGGNAVSILLAI, translated from the coding sequence TTGCCACAAACGATCTCCATAACAGCTATTGCATCTATTTCTCCTTTGGGGAATGATTCCGAAACTATTTGGAACAACTACCAAAATCCCAATCCGTGTTTTGAAAGTAGGTTATTGGATCAAAAAGAGACTTGGGTAGGTGCTTTAGACGAGAATTCACAAGCACAAGTTGCGGCTTTAAGAGCATCGGACAGTAAATACAATTCTTTAGACCCTTCGGTTTTATATGCCATGCTGGCTTCGCGACAAGCAATAGCCAAAGCGGCTTGGTCCAAAAACGATTCTTTCGGAATTAATATAGGTTCGTCTCGTGGGGCGACCGATTTATTTGAACAGCATTTTGAAGAATATCTTACCACAGGGAAAGCCCAAACCTTGGCTTCTCCCACTACCACTTTAGGAAATATTTCCTCTTGGGTAGCACACGATTTACAGACAGAAGGGCCAGAAATTTCCCATTCAATAACTTGTTCTACTGCATTACATGCAGTCTTGAACGGTGTGGCTTGGTTGCGTTCGGGAATGGCAGATAAATTTTTGGTTGGAGGAAGTGAAGCGCCTTTGACCGACTTTACGATTGCTCAAATGCGTGCGTTAAAAATTTATTCTCGAAGCGAAGAAGATTACCCGAATCGCGCTTTGGATTTGGAAAAAAAACAAAATACGTTGATTTTGGGCGAAGGTGCTGGGGTATGTTGTTTGGAAATTGGTAAAAAAGAAAACGCTTTGGCTTTCATAGAAGGCATTGGGTATGCAACCGAAATTTTAGAACACAATATTTCTATTTCTGCAGAGGCCGATTGTTTCCAAAAGTCCATGAGAATGGCGTTAGCTAATACCGACTTATCCGAGGTAGACGTAATTGTCATGCACGCGCCAGGAACAATTAAAGGCGATTTGACCGAATACAAAGCCATTGAAAAAGTTTTTGGTTCCCAACTTCCTTTATTGACGACCAACAAATGGAAAATAGGACATACTTTTGGCGCTTCAGGGATTTTGAGTTTGGAGTTGGCAATCTTAATGCTACAACACAATCAATTTGTAGGCGTTCCTTTTGCGAAAGCACAAAATGCAAAACAACCCATTCGAAAAGTATTGGTGAATGCAGTTGGTTTTGGTGGTAATGCCGTGAGTATTTTGTTAGCTATTTAA
- a CDS encoding phosphatase PAP2 family protein, with protein MKNIVITLFALVSLASLFSCSSEIYDRSENYPMLIPTKNDDLAGTWRPILLSAPDEFSLEAPVATSNAAFTREINEIKSYQANITAEQKAIIKYWSAGSVLRWNEIMRTLVAKHNLPPYQNADGTYPTPSSANPFASTPFPFSNPPYAARAYAYVSAAQYDALVATWHYKKLYNRVAPYVADNTLNVLIPKSSLPSYPSEDGVLAGVTVELLKLLFPTEIAYINGKAEEEKLYRIISGANVRSDIDTGIILGRKIAAKYITRAAGDGMGAAVGNQTLWTQLQTQTSATGETPWLSLDLPARPPMLPLFGNVRSFLMSPSDILASRPVPPPSTKSVQFANELAEVKKFSQNATRKEMEIVTFWADGVGTYTPPGHWNAIAADAFVPQNYSEVRWARNMALLNLTLMDAAISCWNTKYYYFNPRPTQMDTSIKTLTGIPNFPAYVSGHSTFSGAAATVLSHIIPAKATEFKALAKDASNSRLFGAIHYRSDCEQGLLLGETVGGFAVARARIDGAE; from the coding sequence ATGAAAAATATAGTTATCACTCTTTTTGCCCTTGTTTCATTAGCCTCACTTTTTTCTTGTAGCAGTGAAATTTATGATCGTTCTGAAAATTATCCAATGCTAATTCCTACTAAAAATGATGATCTAGCGGGAACATGGCGACCAATTTTACTGAGCGCTCCAGATGAATTTAGTTTGGAGGCTCCCGTAGCGACTTCTAATGCGGCATTTACTAGAGAAATAAACGAAATTAAAAGCTATCAAGCCAATATTACTGCCGAACAAAAAGCAATTATAAAATACTGGAGCGCAGGAAGTGTATTGCGTTGGAACGAAATCATGCGCACCTTAGTGGCTAAGCACAATTTACCTCCTTACCAAAATGCTGATGGTACCTACCCAACCCCATCTTCAGCCAATCCTTTTGCAAGTACTCCATTCCCTTTTTCAAATCCCCCATATGCGGCACGTGCCTATGCCTATGTGAGTGCAGCGCAATATGATGCTTTAGTAGCCACTTGGCATTATAAAAAATTATACAATAGAGTAGCTCCGTATGTAGCAGACAATACTTTGAATGTGTTAATTCCAAAGAGCAGCTTGCCTTCTTACCCTTCTGAAGATGGCGTATTAGCAGGAGTTACTGTGGAGTTATTGAAATTATTGTTCCCAACAGAAATTGCTTATATCAATGGCAAAGCCGAGGAGGAAAAATTATACCGAATTATTAGTGGAGCTAACGTGCGTAGTGACATTGATACTGGAATTATTTTAGGTAGAAAAATTGCCGCTAAATACATCACAAGAGCCGCTGGTGACGGAATGGGAGCTGCCGTTGGGAATCAAACCCTTTGGACCCAATTACAAACCCAAACAAGCGCTACAGGAGAAACACCATGGTTGTCTTTGGACTTACCAGCTAGACCGCCAATGTTACCTTTGTTTGGAAATGTTCGTTCGTTCTTAATGTCGCCTTCAGATATATTAGCAAGCCGTCCTGTTCCACCACCATCAACAAAATCAGTTCAATTTGCTAACGAGTTAGCCGAGGTAAAAAAGTTTAGCCAAAATGCCACTCGAAAAGAAATGGAAATTGTAACCTTTTGGGCTGATGGAGTAGGAACCTATACACCGCCAGGACATTGGAATGCTATTGCAGCAGATGCCTTTGTACCACAAAATTATAGTGAAGTGCGTTGGGCAAGAAATATGGCGCTATTGAATCTTACTTTGATGGATGCCGCTATTAGTTGTTGGAATACCAAATACTATTATTTTAATCCAAGACCAACACAAATGGATACCTCCATCAAAACCTTGACAGGTATTCCTAATTTCCCTGCTTATGTATCGGGTCACTCTACTTTTAGTGGAGCGGCGGCGACAGTATTATCTCATATCATTCCTGCTAAAGCAACTGAATTTAAAGCCTTGGCCAAAGATGCCTCTAACTCTCGTTTGTTTGGAGCCATTCACTATCGTAGTGATTGTGAGCAAGGATTATTGCTTGGAGAAACCGTAGGTGGATTTGCTGTTGCAAGAGCTCGTATTGACGGTGCAGAATAA
- a CDS encoding aminotransferase class I/II-fold pyridoxal phosphate-dependent enzyme has translation MKKLPETLSNKLSVRLQNNALRQLPKPTDLVDFASNDYLGFSSSATIFENTHQYLVANDQLQNGATGSRLLSGNHSVYQAAEDYIAPFHQAAAALIFNSGYDANVGFFSAVPQKGDLILYDELCHASIRDGIQLSNAKAYKFQHNDLEDVERLLVRHPNTTIYIVTESVFSMDGDTPNLEELVQLAEKHQAFVVVDEAHALGVLGEKGEGLVQSVQLQETVFARIMTFGKGLGCHGAAILGSEELKSYLVNFARSFIYTTGLSPHSVATILTAYNHLEIASEVQQKLKNNIAHFNQEKNRLSLKPLFVRSKSAIQSAILPGNERVKNIANQLQEKGFDVKAILSPTVPEGQERLRFCLHSFNSEKEITEVLQLLSTFVFGH, from the coding sequence ATGAAAAAATTACCAGAAACCCTTTCCAACAAATTATCTGTTCGATTGCAAAATAATGCGCTACGACAGTTGCCAAAACCAACTGACTTAGTTGATTTTGCTTCGAATGATTATTTGGGTTTTTCCAGTTCTGCTACAATTTTTGAAAATACGCATCAGTATTTAGTTGCCAATGATCAACTTCAAAATGGCGCAACAGGTTCGCGATTACTTTCGGGAAATCATTCCGTTTATCAAGCTGCCGAAGATTATATTGCTCCATTTCATCAAGCTGCTGCAGCATTGATTTTCAATTCAGGTTACGATGCTAATGTAGGATTTTTCAGCGCAGTTCCTCAAAAAGGCGATTTGATTTTGTATGACGAATTGTGTCATGCCTCCATTCGGGACGGAATCCAATTGTCCAATGCTAAGGCCTATAAATTCCAACATAATGATTTGGAAGATGTAGAACGATTACTAGTTCGACATCCAAATACCACTATTTATATTGTAACCGAATCGGTTTTTTCCATGGATGGCGACACGCCAAATTTGGAAGAATTAGTTCAATTGGCTGAAAAGCATCAGGCCTTTGTCGTAGTTGATGAGGCGCATGCTTTGGGTGTTTTAGGTGAAAAAGGCGAAGGCTTGGTACAAAGTGTACAACTTCAGGAAACTGTTTTTGCACGAATCATGACCTTTGGCAAAGGCTTAGGTTGCCATGGTGCGGCCATTTTAGGAAGCGAAGAATTAAAAAGTTATTTGGTCAATTTTGCCCGAAGTTTTATTTATACTACAGGTTTATCGCCGCATTCGGTTGCCACTATTTTAACAGCCTATAATCATTTAGAAATAGCAAGTGAGGTCCAACAAAAATTAAAAAATAATATCGCTCATTTCAATCAAGAAAAGAATCGATTGAGTTTGAAACCCTTGTTTGTTCGCAGTAAATCGGCTATTCAATCGGCGATTTTGCCAGGAAATGAAAGAGTCAAAAACATTGCTAATCAACTACAAGAAAAAGGATTTGATGTGAAAGCCATACTTTCGCCAACAGTCCCTGAAGGACAAGAGCGCTTGCGTTTTTGTTTGCACAGTTTTAATTCAGAAAAAGAAATTACCGAGGTATTACAATTGTTGAGTACTTTTGTATTTGGGCACTGA
- the bioA gene encoding adenosylmethionine--8-amino-7-oxononanoate transaminase — protein MSLTEKDSQYLWHPYTQHKTASAPIAITKGKGALLWDENGKEYIDAIASWWVNPYGHSNTFIADAIYKQLTTLEHVLFGGFTHEPAVKVAEKLLAILPQNQQKLFFSDNGSTAVEIAIKVALQYFFNKGEKRTTIIAFENAFHGDTFAAMAASGISLFTDAFQGMFIDVVRIPVPVVGQEQASCDALAKALKNHKCAGFIFEPLVQGAAGMVMYEPVALDTLIRMCKANNVLTIADEVMTGFGKTGKTFASDYLVEQPDMMCLSKALTGGTIPMAITTFTQDIFDAFYDDDINKALFHGHTFTANPTGCAAALASIELLQTPDMQANIERVNAKHLAFEQRVQSHPNVVTTRVLGVIFALEIKTESAASYYGNLRNKLYNFFIENGVILRPVGNIVYILPPYVITDEQLEKVYQVVESALEIV, from the coding sequence ATGAGCTTAACCGAAAAAGACAGTCAGTACCTTTGGCATCCGTATACCCAGCATAAGACCGCTTCGGCTCCTATTGCCATTACCAAAGGGAAAGGGGCATTATTGTGGGATGAAAATGGGAAAGAATATATTGATGCAATTGCCTCATGGTGGGTCAATCCGTACGGTCATTCCAACACTTTTATTGCCGATGCGATTTACAAACAACTGACGACTTTAGAACACGTCCTTTTTGGCGGATTTACACACGAACCAGCGGTTAAAGTTGCTGAAAAATTACTAGCGATTTTACCCCAAAACCAACAAAAATTATTCTTTTCAGACAACGGATCGACGGCAGTTGAAATTGCCATTAAGGTTGCGTTGCAGTATTTTTTTAATAAAGGAGAAAAGCGAACTACGATTATTGCTTTTGAAAATGCCTTTCATGGAGACACCTTTGCGGCGATGGCGGCGAGTGGTATTTCTCTATTTACCGATGCGTTTCAAGGCATGTTTATCGACGTGGTACGAATTCCGGTTCCTGTTGTTGGACAAGAACAAGCCAGTTGTGATGCTTTGGCGAAAGCCCTAAAAAATCATAAATGTGCCGGATTTATTTTTGAACCTTTGGTACAAGGCGCAGCAGGAATGGTCATGTATGAACCAGTTGCTTTGGATACTTTAATTCGAATGTGTAAAGCCAATAATGTGCTTACCATAGCTGACGAAGTCATGACAGGTTTTGGAAAAACAGGAAAAACCTTTGCTTCGGATTATTTGGTGGAGCAACCCGATATGATGTGTTTGTCCAAAGCCTTAACGGGTGGCACCATTCCGATGGCGATTACGACTTTTACGCAAGATATTTTCGATGCCTTTTATGATGATGACATTAACAAAGCTTTGTTTCATGGCCATACATTTACGGCCAATCCAACCGGTTGTGCAGCCGCATTGGCGAGTATAGAATTATTGCAAACTCCGGATATGCAAGCCAATATTGAAAGAGTCAACGCTAAGCATTTGGCTTTTGAACAACGAGTGCAATCACATCCTAATGTGGTAACAACTCGAGTCCTTGGGGTTATTTTTGCTTTAGAAATCAAGACCGAATCAGCGGCAAGTTATTATGGAAATTTGCGTAATAAACTGTATAATTTTTTCATTGAAAACGGGGTGATATTACGCCCAGTAGGCAATATTGTATACATCTTGCCACCCTATGTAATTACAGATGAACAACTAGAAAAAGTGTATCAAGTGGTGGAAAGTGCTCTTGAAATAGTGTAA
- the bioD gene encoding dethiobiotin synthase, with amino-acid sequence MKLFITGISTDVGKTIASAIIVEALQADYWKPIQAGDLNHSDTHKVQSLVSNSQSHFHSNSYALQTPASPHLAAAIDGLTIAMNQIQEPKTNNHLVVEGAGGILVPLNETQSVVDLIQPDYKVIVVSRHYLGSINHTLLTIEALKNRQIQVAGIIFSGDENTSSESIILSRTAVPFLGRIAQEPYFDTNVILEYAELFRENLLKIQ; translated from the coding sequence ATGAAATTATTTATAACAGGTATTTCGACGGATGTGGGCAAAACAATCGCCTCGGCTATTATTGTAGAAGCACTTCAAGCCGATTATTGGAAACCCATTCAAGCGGGTGATTTGAACCATTCGGATACTCATAAAGTACAATCTTTAGTATCTAATTCACAGTCGCATTTTCATTCGAATAGTTATGCGCTCCAAACTCCGGCAAGTCCGCATTTGGCTGCAGCCATAGATGGCCTTACTATAGCAATGAATCAAATTCAAGAACCGAAAACGAATAATCATTTGGTTGTTGAAGGAGCGGGAGGGATTTTGGTTCCCTTGAATGAAACCCAATCGGTAGTAGATTTGATTCAGCCCGATTACAAAGTGATTGTCGTTTCGCGTCATTATTTAGGAAGTATCAATCATACCTTATTGACTATTGAAGCCTTGAAAAATAGACAAATACAAGTTGCAGGAATTATTTTTTCTGGAGATGAAAATACAAGTTCTGAATCTATAATTTTAAGCAGAACGGCTGTTCCGTTTTTGGGCAGAATTGCTCAAGAACCCTATTTTGACACCAATGTCATTTTAGAATATGCTGAATTGTTCAGAGAAAACCTGTTGAAAATCCAATAG
- the atpD gene encoding F0F1 ATP synthase subunit beta, producing MSKVIGKVAQIIGPVVDVVFNGKDVELPKIYDSLEITRKDGTILVLEVQSHIGENTVRTISMDSTDGLSRGYEVVGTGNPIQMPIGPDVYGRLFNVIGDAIDGLGNLPKTGENGLSIHRAAPKFEDLSTSSEVLFTGIKVIDLIEPYAKGGKIGLFGGAGVGKTVLIQELINNIAKGHGGLSVFAGVGERTREGNDLLREMLESGIIKYGDDFMHSMENGGWDLSKVDMPGMRESKATFVFGQMNEPPGARARVALSGLSIAEYFRDGAGSDQGKDVLFFVDNIFRFTQAGSEVSALLGRMPSAVGYQPTLATEMGAMQERITSTNKGSITSVQAVYVPADDLTDPAPATTFAHLDATTVLSRKIAELGIYPAVDPLDSTSRILTPQILGDEHYDCAQRVKEILQKYKQLQDIIAILGMEELSEEDKLSVSRARRVQRFLSQPFHVAEQFTGIPGVLVDIKDTIKGFNMIIDGELDHLPEAAFNLKGTIEQAIEAGEKMLAEA from the coding sequence ATGTCTAAAGTAATAGGAAAAGTTGCCCAAATCATTGGTCCAGTAGTTGACGTTGTTTTCAACGGTAAAGATGTTGAACTTCCAAAAATTTATGATTCGTTAGAAATCACAAGAAAAGATGGAACCATCTTGGTTCTTGAAGTACAATCACACATTGGTGAAAATACCGTTCGTACCATTTCGATGGACTCAACAGATGGTTTGAGTAGAGGTTATGAAGTTGTAGGAACAGGTAATCCAATCCAAATGCCAATTGGTCCAGACGTTTACGGACGTTTGTTCAACGTAATTGGAGATGCTATTGACGGTTTAGGAAACTTACCAAAAACAGGAGAAAATGGATTGTCAATCCATAGAGCTGCTCCAAAATTCGAAGATTTATCAACTTCATCTGAAGTTTTATTTACAGGTATTAAAGTAATCGATTTGATTGAGCCTTATGCAAAAGGAGGAAAAATTGGATTGTTTGGTGGTGCTGGAGTAGGTAAAACAGTATTGATTCAAGAGTTGATTAACAATATTGCAAAAGGTCACGGTGGACTTTCAGTATTCGCAGGAGTAGGAGAAAGAACACGTGAAGGAAATGACTTACTTCGTGAGATGTTAGAGTCAGGAATTATTAAATACGGAGACGATTTCATGCACTCTATGGAAAATGGAGGATGGGATTTGTCTAAAGTAGATATGCCAGGAATGAGAGAGTCAAAAGCTACTTTCGTTTTTGGACAAATGAATGAACCACCAGGAGCTCGTGCTCGTGTAGCACTTTCTGGATTATCTATCGCTGAGTATTTCCGTGATGGAGCTGGATCAGATCAAGGGAAAGACGTATTGTTCTTCGTGGATAACATCTTCCGTTTTACACAAGCAGGTTCTGAGGTATCGGCACTTTTAGGTCGTATGCCATCTGCAGTAGGATATCAACCAACATTAGCCACTGAAATGGGAGCTATGCAAGAGCGTATTACTTCTACAAACAAAGGATCAATTACTTCTGTACAAGCGGTTTACGTACCAGCGGATGACTTAACTGACCCGGCGCCAGCAACAACATTTGCTCACTTAGATGCAACAACGGTATTGTCTCGTAAAATTGCTGAGTTAGGTATTTATCCTGCGGTAGATCCATTGGATTCTACTTCAAGAATCTTAACGCCACAAATCTTAGGAGATGAGCACTACGATTGCGCACAAAGAGTAAAAGAGATTCTACAGAAATACAAACAATTACAAGATATCATCGCGATCCTTGGTATGGAAGAGTTATCTGAAGAAGATAAATTATCTGTATCTAGAGCACGTCGTGTACAACGTTTCTTATCTCAACCATTCCACGTTGCGGAGCAATTTACAGGAATTCCAGGGGTATTAGTTGACATTAAAGATACTATCAAAGGATTTAACATGATTATTGATGGTGAATTAGATCACTTGCCAGAAGCTGCTTTCAACCTTAAAGGGACTATTGAACAAGCAATTGAGGCTGGAGAAAAAATGTTGGCAGAAGCGTAA
- a CDS encoding regulatory protein RecX: protein MSEVNSVKEAIHKIEHFCAYQERCHNEVEQKLRAMKMDSNEIDEILAHLIQENYLNESRFACSFARGKHRIKFWGKVRIVNELKFRNISTYNINLALKEITAEEYETNFNALAKRNWHSIKEANGLKKRKKCCDFLLRKGYESNLVYEKVKDLEAQLNS, encoded by the coding sequence ATGAGCGAAGTCAATTCCGTTAAAGAAGCGATTCACAAAATAGAACATTTTTGCGCCTACCAGGAGCGATGCCACAACGAAGTGGAACAAAAACTCCGTGCTATGAAAATGGATTCGAATGAAATTGACGAAATTCTGGCGCATTTAATTCAGGAAAATTACTTGAATGAAAGTCGGTTTGCTTGTAGTTTTGCCCGTGGAAAACACCGAATTAAATTCTGGGGTAAAGTGCGAATCGTTAACGAATTGAAATTCAGAAACATCTCCACCTACAACATCAATTTGGCCCTCAAAGAAATTACAGCTGAAGAATACGAAACCAATTTCAATGCTTTAGCCAAACGAAATTGGCATTCCATCAAAGAAGCTAACGGACTTAAAAAACGCAAAAAATGTTGTGATTTCTTATTGCGAAAAGGCTACGAAAGTAATTTGGTGTATGAAAAAGTAAAGGATTTAGAAGCCCAATTAAATAGCTAA
- a CDS encoding G-D-S-L family lipolytic protein, whose protein sequence is MIKNFKWLLLVSLTFVACTNNDDILVLEEPVSAGSANFTKYVALGDSFAAGYSDGALFVEGQKGAYPNILAQQFAAAGGGAFSTPLMADNIGGLLLGGNVIAGQRLYFNGSAPVAVSGAPSTNVATKLTGPFNNLGVPGAKSYHLVAAGYGNVAGVAAGLANPYYARFATSATSTVLADAVAQTPTFFSLWIGGNDVLGYATSGGIGVNRTGNVDPSSYGSNDITDPGVFAYAYNALITNLTANSAKGVVANLPYVSTLPYFTTVPFNPLSTSVLGGGNVAVGQATITQLNTLLYGPLKSALTYFGAGDRINLLSTTVANPVLIKDESLPNLSAQLTAAFTPTLGAQTAAFYGAVFGQARQATATDLVLLPTQSAIGAAPTATNSGLGIAPPSPLDKFGITFPLQDTHVLIPSEIAEIKVATDAYNVSIKAIADAKGLAFVDAKAIMDKLSTTGIVGNNFTMTSSYVFGGSFSLDGVHPSPRGYALIANAFIDAINSKYSSTLKKVDLGKYRILFPASL, encoded by the coding sequence ATGATAAAAAATTTCAAATGGCTATTATTGGTTTCATTGACCTTTGTAGCATGTACTAATAATGACGATATACTTGTACTGGAGGAACCTGTTTCGGCAGGGTCGGCTAATTTTACAAAATATGTTGCTCTTGGGGATTCATTTGCCGCAGGATATAGTGATGGGGCTTTGTTTGTTGAAGGTCAAAAAGGCGCCTATCCCAATATATTGGCTCAGCAATTTGCTGCTGCTGGAGGGGGTGCGTTTAGTACGCCATTAATGGCAGATAATATAGGCGGACTTTTATTAGGAGGGAATGTTATAGCAGGACAACGTTTGTATTTCAACGGATCGGCTCCAGTTGCTGTTTCAGGTGCGCCATCAACAAATGTAGCAACGAAGTTAACAGGGCCGTTTAATAATTTAGGTGTGCCGGGTGCTAAAAGTTACCATTTAGTTGCGGCTGGTTATGGAAATGTTGCTGGTGTAGCTGCAGGATTGGCTAATCCATATTATGCTCGTTTTGCAACTTCTGCTACATCAACTGTCTTAGCTGATGCTGTAGCCCAAACACCTACTTTCTTTTCTTTATGGATTGGAGGTAATGATGTATTAGGATATGCTACCTCTGGAGGAATTGGTGTCAATCGAACAGGAAATGTAGATCCTTCATCATATGGTTCAAATGATATTACTGACCCAGGAGTTTTTGCATATGCTTATAATGCATTAATTACCAATTTAACAGCTAATAGCGCTAAAGGAGTTGTGGCTAATTTACCATATGTGAGTACATTGCCTTATTTTACGACAGTGCCTTTTAATCCATTATCTACATCAGTACTTGGTGGCGGTAACGTAGCAGTTGGTCAAGCAACAATTACACAATTGAATACCTTATTATACGGTCCTTTAAAATCTGCATTAACCTATTTTGGAGCAGGTGATAGAATCAATTTGCTTTCTACTACAGTAGCCAATCCTGTTCTTATTAAAGACGAATCATTGCCTAACTTATCAGCACAATTAACAGCTGCTTTTACTCCAACATTAGGGGCTCAAACGGCGGCTTTTTATGGAGCTGTTTTTGGTCAAGCGCGTCAAGCAACTGCTACAGACTTAGTGTTGTTGCCAACGCAATCTGCAATTGGTGCTGCTCCAACTGCCACTAACTCTGGATTAGGTATCGCGCCACCATCTCCATTAGATAAATTTGGAATCACATTTCCGTTGCAAGATACGCATGTGTTAATTCCGTCTGAGATAGCTGAAATTAAAGTTGCTACAGATGCTTATAATGTAAGTATTAAAGCTATAGCAGATGCTAAAGGCTTAGCTTTTGTGGATGCAAAAGCAATCATGGATAAATTATCAACTACAGGAATTGTAGGAAATAATTTTACAATGACCTCTTCTTATGTTTTTGGAGGTTCTTTCTCTTTAGACGGAGTTCACCCAAGCCCAAGAGGATATGCGCTTATTGCTAATGCATTTATAGATGCAATTAACTCAAAATATTCTTCTACTTTAAAGAAAGTAGACCTTGGAAAATACAGAATTTTATTCCCAGCTAGTTTGTAA